A single Sphingomonas sp. IW22 DNA region contains:
- the cobT gene encoding nicotinate-nucleotide--dimethylbenzimidazole phosphoribosyltransferase → MIRFNDIAAFETALATLPAADTAARDAATARQSQLTKPPGSLGRLEAIAIFMAGWHGVERPRVERGRAVVFAGNHGVAARGVSAFPAAVTAQMVANFTAGGAAINALAASAGLTLSVVPLDLDRPTADFTLAPAMNAAECLDALNAGAEAVGDADLLVLGEMGIANSTAAAALAAASFGGTGADWVGPGTGVDAGGVARKVQAVDAALAHHAGHLDSAFEILRRVGGREIAAIAGAILSARHARVPVMLDGFIATSAIAPLALATPAITDHCLAGHCSAEPGHRRLLDRLGLSPLLALDMRLGEGSGAALATHIVRAALAAHDQMATFAEAGVSGG, encoded by the coding sequence ATGATCCGCTTTAACGACATCGCCGCATTCGAAACCGCGCTGGCCACCCTGCCCGCCGCAGACACCGCCGCGCGCGACGCCGCGACTGCGCGACAGAGCCAGTTGACAAAGCCACCCGGCTCGCTCGGCCGTTTGGAGGCGATCGCCATCTTCATGGCCGGGTGGCACGGTGTGGAGCGTCCCCGGGTCGAACGCGGTCGGGCTGTGGTATTCGCGGGCAATCACGGTGTCGCAGCGCGCGGCGTCAGCGCTTTTCCCGCCGCCGTCACTGCACAGATGGTCGCCAATTTCACTGCCGGGGGCGCGGCGATCAACGCGTTGGCAGCATCGGCCGGGCTGACGCTTTCGGTCGTACCGCTCGACCTCGACCGGCCGACCGCCGACTTCACTCTCGCCCCTGCGATGAACGCGGCGGAGTGCCTCGACGCATTAAACGCGGGTGCAGAAGCGGTCGGCGATGCCGACCTTCTGGTGCTGGGTGAGATGGGCATCGCCAATTCGACCGCCGCCGCCGCGCTTGCCGCTGCCAGTTTCGGCGGCACCGGCGCGGACTGGGTGGGCCCCGGCACCGGCGTCGATGCCGGTGGCGTTGCGCGAAAGGTTCAGGCCGTCGACGCTGCCCTTGCCCATCACGCCGGTCATCTGGACAGCGCCTTCGAAATCCTGCGCCGTGTCGGCGGTCGTGAAATCGCGGCGATCGCCGGAGCGATCCTGAGCGCCCGCCATGCACGGGTCCCGGTGATGCTGGACGGCTTCATCGCCACCTCGGCCATCGCGCCCTTGGCCCTAGCCACGCCTGCCATCACCGACCATTGCCTGGCCGGGCATTGTTCCGCCGAACCGGGCCACCGCCGCTTGCTGGACCGGCTTGGTCTCAGCCCGCTGCTCGCTCTCGATATGCGGCTGGGCGAAGGGAGCGGCGCGGCGCTTGCGACG
- a CDS encoding DUF1636 domain-containing protein: MLKPVDHGAAVVACNTCRLSADAREDGEGRRGGALLVEALRRVKASDPAFEAVAVQEMPCLFACQDFCTVHLRAPEKVGYVLGRFEPGDDAARAILDYARAYAASDWGQVPFRDWPDGVKGHFITRTPPSGYVVE; encoded by the coding sequence ATGCTGAAGCCGGTCGATCACGGCGCGGCGGTGGTGGCGTGCAACACGTGCCGCCTCTCCGCCGACGCGCGAGAGGATGGCGAAGGGCGTCGTGGCGGCGCACTGCTGGTCGAAGCGTTGCGGCGCGTAAAGGCCTCGGACCCAGCGTTCGAGGCCGTCGCGGTGCAGGAAATGCCCTGCCTGTTCGCGTGTCAGGATTTCTGCACCGTCCACCTGCGCGCGCCCGAAAAGGTCGGCTATGTCCTCGGCCGCTTCGAGCCCGGCGACGATGCCGCCCGTGCGATCCTGGATTATGCCCGCGCCTATGCCGCCAGCGACTGGGGGCAGGTGCCCTTCCGCGACTGGCCCGACGGGGTGAAGGGCCATTTCATCACCCGTACCCCACCCTCCGGGTACGTCGTCGAATGA